The Helianthus annuus cultivar XRQ/B chromosome 15, HanXRQr2.0-SUNRISE, whole genome shotgun sequence genomic sequence TTGGTTGTTACTCGGCCCATCACTGGTAGAATCATATGTAAAATTATTACAGCTAAttaaatgatttttataaaaaaaaaaaagatgaataaTAAGAAAGAAAACAATGAATACCTGCATATTCGGGTGCAAGATATCCGAAAGTACCGGCTAGCCTTGTCACGAGTGAAGCTTTTCCATCTGGGGCGAGTCGAACAAGTCCAAAGTCTGCAACTTTGGCCCGCATATCATCACCGAGTAGGATATTGGAGGGCTTAAGATCTCTATGAATAAAACTTTGTTGTGCTAAACCGTGTAAATACTCGACACCTCTAGCAACATCTAAAGCGATAACCAATCTTTTTGTCCATTCAAGCGGTTTCAAATCTTCTTCTTGCCAATCAAATAAAAACCTACTAAGCGTCCCTTGAGGCATATACTCGTAAACAAGAAGCCTCTCGTTTCCATCCAAACAGTACCCGAGAAGTGCCACCAAATGCCTATGTCTAACCTTGGTTAGAACCGCAATCTCAGATTTAAACTCGTCAAGACCTTTATCGCTCATCACTCCCGATTCCATCCTCTTAACCGCAATCTTGGTTCCGTCATGTAACTCGCCTTTATAAACAGTCCCGAACCCTCCTTTCCCGAGTATGTTATCTGGGCTGAAATTATTGGTGACGTTTTTCAAAACTTGTATTGAAATTACCATATTGCCCGCTTCAACAACATGGATGTCTCTAGTTCCACTGCTTGTTTGGCTAAAGGTTTCACTCGCTCCACCGTTTGTAGTACTTGAACCCGCAACCGTAATCTTGACAGCATCGGCATCTGAACTCGAATGGCGGGGATGAATCACCATTGTGCTTTGATAAGGTTTACCACTAGCGCGCTTCCGTTTacctttgtaaacacaaacaccTAGCAAACCAACGAAAAACAACGCACAAacaccaccaactgatccgaccACCACCTTCGTATTCGACCTCTtccctccaccaccaccaccgtcgccgccAACACCACCACCATTAGGTCTAGTTTGACTGCCAGGCGGACCACCAGACGGTGACACCGGGTTCACACTAGGACCATCTTTCCCAATATCAAGATTCCCTTCGCTCTTCACCTTAACACTTTCCCTAAATTTCGGAACCCCCCCATAAAGATGATTATTAGAAACATCCAGCTCAATCAAATTAGGCAAATCTTTAAGCTCTTCTGGGATTTTTCCCGAAAGATTATTATTGGCAAGAATCAACCTTTGCAGAGACTTAATCGACGAAAAATTAGGCGAAATACTACCCGTAAGACCCATTCTTTGAAAATTAATAACCGTAATATTCCCACCACTAGAACATGTAACCCCTAACCACAAATTACAAGGATCATTCCCCTTCCAACTATCAGCAAAATTCCGCGGATAACCCACAGATTTCGCAACCGCAAGCAAACTATTAACGCGATCATCACAACCAAcaccagcatcaggcaaacaaaAGCTATTAATCCCATCCAAATCAACGGCCACAGACTTACCAAAACTCGGAGTTGGTCCCTGTAACAAATTATTAGTCAAGTTAACGACTTTCAACGATTGCAGCCCTGTTAAAGATTCCGGAACCACACCTGTTAAACTATTATCCCTCAAACTCAAATCTTGCAACTCACTCAAACCCGAAAGATCCGGTATGGGACCCGAAAACTGGTTCCCGTGAAGCCAAACTTCGGTCAATTGTGTCATGTTATGAAGCACATCAAGACTACCATTCAACCTAGACCTGCTATTCTGCCCATTTAACCACAAACTCTGAATCGAAGACCCCGAAAACGAATCGGGCAACCCCCCTTCAAGCGAATTAAACGACAAATGC encodes the following:
- the LOC110910940 gene encoding receptor protein kinase TMK1, producing the protein MTKPFLGFTIHPPFHLPIILFISITLTFVQSQSTDADVMQALKKNLSPLESLDWSDPNPCKWEQVQCLNNRVTRIQIGNKNLKGSLPETLNTLTDLQFLEFQTNQLTGPLPSLAGLTQLQRLLLNRNNFSSIPPDFFDGMSSLQHVYLDYNDFASWGVPDSLKSASSLQTFSATSANITGKIPDFFGGDTFSGLTTLHLSFNSLEGGLPDSFSGSSIQSLWLNGQNSRSRLNGSLDVLHNMTQLTEVWLHGNQFSGPIPDLSGLSELQDLSLRDNSLTGVVPESLTGLQSLKVVNLTNNLLQGPTPSFGKSVAVDLDGINSFCLPDAGVGCDDRVNSLLAVAKSVGYPRNFADSWKGNDPCNLWLGVTCSSGGNITVINFQRMGLTGSISPNFSSIKSLQRLILANNNLSGKIPEELKDLPNLIELDVSNNHLYGGVPKFRESVKVKSEGNLDIGKDGPSVNPVSPSGGPPGSQTRPNGGGVGGDGGGGGGKRSNTKVVVGSVGGVCALFFVGLLGVCVYKGKRKRASGKPYQSTMVIHPRHSSSDADAVKITVAGSSTTNGGASETFSQTSSGTRDIHVVEAGNMVISIQVLKNVTNNFSPDNILGKGGFGTVYKGELHDGTKIAVKRMESGVMSDKGLDEFKSEIAVLTKVRHRHLVALLGYCLDGNERLLVYEYMPQGTLSRFLFDWQEEDLKPLEWTKRLVIALDVARGVEYLHGLAQQSFIHRDLKPSNILLGDDMRAKVADFGLVRLAPDGKASLVTRLAGTFGYLAPEYAVMGRVTTKIDVFSFGVILMELITGRRALDETQQEESVHLVQWFRRMHINKDTFRKAIDPALDLDEEALASVSTVAELAGHCCASEPHQRPDMSHAVNVLSSLAELWKPSEPDPDDIYGIDLDMTLPQAVKKWQALEGMSGYDSSSVIGSNDNTQTSIPTRPSGFADSFTSLDGR